One segment of Brassica napus cultivar Da-Ae chromosome C3, Da-Ae, whole genome shotgun sequence DNA contains the following:
- the LOC111204811 gene encoding uncharacterized protein LOC111204811 produces MGMSKKLIKAVIIYMALIMVFFTLATIKTNAEDVISYEALFQNHALGCNPKYPVTCVKQKAN; encoded by the coding sequence atGGGTATGTCTAAGAAATTAATTAAGgcagttattatatatatggcTCTTATAATGGTGTTTTTCACTCTTGCAACAATCAAGACCAATGCAGAAGATGTGATAAGCTACGAAGCTTTATTTCAAAATCATGCACTTGGATGTAATCCAAAGTATCCTGTAACTTGTGTGAAACAAAAGGCCAATTAA
- the LOC106385969 gene encoding SUMO-conjugating enzyme UBC9 — protein sequence MGIFKTCSFRRSASPAAADNQPNSKNSSASLCGEKRLLKESKMKDQILMKLVNSRLASPENVFRWEANIIGPANCPFENGDFAVSIHIPTSYPFKPPKITFITKIFHPNVNKKGEISIDILGSQWSPSLRIDLVLLSICSVLSNPVEPFVPGNPAVMLYQQDRNAYEKIARMWTLEFANA from the exons atgggaaTATTCAAAACCTGTAGTTTCCGGCGAAGTGCATCTCCGGCCGCCGCAGATAATCAACCTAACTCTAAAAACTCATCGGCCTCTCTGTGTGGGGAGAAGAGGCTCTTGAAAGAATCTAAAATGAAAGATCAAATCCTCATGAAGCTTGTCAACTCAAGATTAGCTTCGCCTGAAAATGTTTTCAGGTGGGAAGCAAACATCATCGGACCGGCGAATTGTCCGTTTGAAAACGGTGACTTCGCCGTCTCTATTCACATCCCGACCAGTTATCCATTCAAGCCACCCAAAATCACGTTCATAACCAAG ATATTTCATCCTAATGTCAATAAAAAGGGAGAAATTAGTATCGATATATTGGGATCGCAATGGTCACCAAGTTTGAGGATCGATTTGGTACTCTTATCGATATGCTCCGTTCTATCAAACCCGGTCGAACCATTTGTTCCCGGCAATCCTGCCGTGATGTTGTACCAGCAAGACCGGAACGCTTACGAGAAAATCGCGAGAATGTGGACTTTGGAATTTGCAAATGCTTGA
- the LOC106388001 gene encoding receptor like protein kinase S.2 has protein sequence MAPMSVDRLCFVLPAESGELKPSVESPAMVEETKEEEKKSRDCGRQVVSLVGDLFRRLHSSKLVKSLNLCISERDKDSNFLEINDKPFTDMEGVQLSGKIGAENPRIFGYSELYIGSNGFSDELILGSGGFGRVYKAVLPSDGTTVAVKCLAEKKGEQFEKTFAAELVAVAQLRHRNLVKLRGWCLNDGELLLVYDYMPNRSLDRVLFRRPEMNSKFKPLDWDRRGKIVKGLAAALFYLHEQLETQIIHRDVKTSNVMLDSEFNARLGDFGLARWLEHAVEEPEFDTSYDSVSSFRNHQFRVADSTRVGGTIGYLPPESFRKKTVATAKTDVFSFGVVLLEVVSGRRAVDLSFSEDKIVLLDWVRRLSDDRKLLAAGDSRLPKGSYVVSDMKRMIHLALLCSLNNPHLRPNMKWVIGALSGEISGNLPALPSFKSHPLYIPLSSLKSSSTSGTTTTTATTTIPTTSTTSLNASSESTPSSNYVTALEDSIYQTAETGENRYFTNNSRRVMSSKSFVLDTPREISYNDIVLATDNFSDARRVAEVDFGTAYYGLLNRDQQIVVKRLGMTKCPALVTRFSTELLNLGRLRHRHLVMLRGWCTEHGEMLVVYDYSANRKLSHLLFHSQIPGTTVLRWKTRYNVIKSLACAVRYLHEEWDEQVVHRNITSSTIFLDRDMNPRLCGFALAEFLSRNDQAHQAAKKKGSAQGIFGYMAPEYMESGEATTAADVYSFGMVILEMVTGQPAVDYTRKKEDALLVLRIRDLVGNKKKPLDEIADIHLDDEYERGEMARVLRLGLVCTRTDPKLRPSISQVVCTLDGSERFFKEEGGKEGDVSRKQMYDSSMLMVRQMQALGIH, from the coding sequence ATGGCGCCAATGTCAGTGGACCGTCTCTGTTTCGTATTACCGGCGGAATCCGGCGAGTTAAAGCCCTCCGTAGAGTCTCCAGCCATGGTTGAGGAGACCaaggaagaggagaagaagagtcGTGACTGTGGGCGTCAAGTCGTGAGTTTGGTCGGAGATTTATTCCGGCGATTACACAGCTCCAAGTTGGtgaaaagcttgaatctttgtATCAGCGAGAGAGATAAAGATTCCAACTTTCTGGAGATCAACGATAAACCCTTCACTGACATGGAAGGTGTTCAGCTCTCCGGCAAGATCGGCGCCGAGAACCCGAGAATCTTCGGATACTCCGAGCTCTACATCGGCTCTAATGGTTTCAGCGACGAGTTAATCCTCGGAAGCGGTGGGTTCGGCCGGGTTTACAAGGCGGTGTTACCTAGCGACGGGACCACCGTGGCTGTCAAATGCTTGGCGGAGAAAAAAGGAGAGCAGTTCGAGAAGACGTTCGCGGCGGAGCTTGTCGCCGTAGCTCAGCTCCGGCACCGgaatcttgtgaagttaagagGATGGTGTCTAAACGACGGCGAATTGCTTCTGGTTTACGACTACATGCCTAACCGGAGCTTGGACCGGGTGCTTTTCCGTAGACCGGAGATGAACTCTAAATTCAAACCGTTGGATTGGGATCGGAGGGGTAAAATCGTAAAAGGACTCGCCGCGGCGTTGTTCTACCTCCACGAGCAGTTAGAGACGCAGATCATTCACCGAGACGTGAAGACGAGCAACGTGATGCTGGACTCCGAGTTCAACGCAAGACTCGGCGATTTCGGCTTGGCTCGGTGGCTAGAACACGCGGTTGAAGAGCCCGAGTTCGATACGAGTTACGACTCGGTTTCGTCCTTCAGAAACCACCAGTTCCGAGTCGCTGACTCCACACGAGTCGGCGGGACAATCGGGTACTTACCGCCGGAGAGTTTCCGGAAGAAAACCGTCGCCACCGCTAAAACAGACGTGTTCAGCTTCGGCGTCGTGTTGCTAGAAGTCGTCTCCGGGAGACGCGCCGTGGACCTCTCGTTCTCCGAGGACAAGATCGTTTTGCTCGACTGGGTTCGAAGATTGTCCGATGATCGGAAGCTACTCGCCGCCGGAGACTCTCGGCTGCCGAAAGGCTCTTACGTCGTCTCCGACATGAAGAGGATGATTCATCTCGCTCTCCTCTGCTCCTTGAACAACCCACATCTTCGTCCCAACATGAAATGGGTGATCGGAGCACTTTCCGGCGAAATCTCCGGCAACTTACCGGCGTTACCTTCCTTCAAAAGCCATCCTCTTTACATTCCTTTATCTTCTTTGAAATCATCCTCAACGTCGGGGACAACGACGACCACCGCGACGACAACGATTCCTACAACTTCAACGACAAGTTTAAACGCGTCTTCGGAGTCAACACCGTCGTCAAATTACGTTACTGCCCTTGAGGATTCTATTTACCAGACGGCAGAGACGGGAGAGAATCGGTATTTTACTAACAACAGCCGTCGGGTGATGTCATCAAAGTCTTTCGTGTTGGACACGCCGAGGGAGATCTCATACAACGACATCGTCTTAGCCACTGACAACTTCTCAGACGCGCGTCGCGTTGCTGAGGTTGATTTCGGTACGGCTTATTACGGTTTACTAAACCGGGATCAGCAAATTGTGGTGAAACGTCTCGGTATGACGAAATGTCCCGCGCTAGTTACACGGTTCTCCACCGAGCTGCTCAACCTAGGCCGGCTTCGACACCGTCACCTTGTCATGCTCCGCGGGTGGTGCACGGAGCACGGCGAAATGCTTGTTGTGTATGATTACTCGGCGAACCGGAAGCTAAGCCATCTTCTTTTCCATAGCCAGATACCGGGGACCACGGTTTTGCGATGGAAAACCCGGTACAACGTGATTAAATCGCTTGCGTGCGCAGTACGTTACCTCCACGAGGAATGGGATGAGCAAGTTGTTCACCGGAACATAACTTCTTCTACAATCTTTCTCGACCGTGACATGAATCCGCGGCTATGCGGATTCGCGCTGGCCGAGTTTTTATCTAGGAATGATCAGGCACATCAAGCTGCCAAGAAGAAGGGCTCAGCGCAAGGGATTTTCGGTTATATGGCTCCAGAATACATGGAGTCCGGAGAGGCAACAACAGCAGCGGATGTGTACAGCTTCGGCATGGTGATACTCGAGATGGTTACGGGCCAGCCCGCGGTGGACTATACGAGGAAGAAGGAAGACGCTCTTTTGGTGTTGAGAATCCGTGACTTAGTTGGTAACAAGAAAAAACCATTGGACGAAATTGCGGATATACATCTAGATGATGAGTACGAGAGGGGAGAGATGGCGAGGGTATTGAGGTTAGGATTGGTTTGCACAAGAACCGACCCAAAGCTAAGACCTAGCATTAGCCAAGTGGTGTGTACATTGGATGGAAGT